The segment GCAGGAATTGCCCGAAAACGGCATTTTGAGGTTCAAAAACCCTTGATTTTACTGTGTTGTTCCTCGGAATTCAAATGTAGTGTCCTAATCAGATATTGTTTCAAAAAGTTGTTTATTTTTCCATGATTTCTTGGTATCCTTATCCTATGTACATACGTGAAACGTTTACCAAAAACTGAAAAAAAGAAATATAGCAAGCATCAGCTGATTGAATCCGTTCGAACCGAGAAAGGACCCAGGCAGCGTATTGTGATGGAGCTGAACGTTGACCTTACCCAAGTCCCGATGGCCTAAGTTGGCGGCTCTTTTAGAAACCAGGTTAGCCGGGCAATTCTCCTTGTTTGAAGATGAGGCGGAACTTCCAAAGGCGGCCAATCAGGCGATGGAACACTATGATTTTCTTCAAACGAAACAAAAGGACAAAATCCGTCGACAAGATCAACGCGAACTGGTCAACATTGATATGAATGGCATTGAGATCGCATTATCCCGTTCGCTAGGGCCTGAGCTGGTTGCTCATACGATGTGGGAACATCTGGATTTGGATTCCATATTACAGGCTTGTGGTTTTACCCTTACGGAGCAAGCATTGGCTAAAGCTGTGCTTATCGCTCGATTGATTGAGGCGTCCAGTGATCTGGCTGCTTGGGAGTGGTTGCGAAACCGTACGGCGCTGTTGGAATTGCTCCCGGTGAATCTGTCGGACATTGGCAAAGACGCCGTCTACGAGATTGCCGATAAGCTTTGGATTCATAAATCATCATTGGAAAAAACGCTGCGAAGCCGTGAGCAGGGATTATTCGTGAGTGAACCGACGCTCTTTCTATACGATCTCACGAACACCTGCTTCGAAGGACGCTGCATAAACAATGAATTGGCGAAACGCGCGAAATCCAAAGAAAAGCGAAATGACTGCCCTCTGGTTACGTTGGCGCTGGTCGTGGACGAGCGCGGATTCCCTCTGTTCAGCCAAATTTACGAAGGAAATCAATCCGAACCGGAGACCCTCTCCGCCATCTTGAATCGTCTGTACGAGCCGGATTTATTCCAACATCTGAAACCTACGATTGTCATGGATCGCGGCATTGCCACCAAAGACAATTTGGCTCTGTTAAAAGAAAAGAAGTATCCTTTCATCGTGATAGAACGGCGAGCTGTTGCAGAGCGGCGTATTAAACCGCATTACCGTTCCTGAACATTACCATCTAATTTTTGAAAAACATCCGTCATAGTCGTCATACCTTTCGTGATGATGCCGGACCATTTCTATTACATCCACTATTCTTCCTCCCAGGGGTGTTAACATTTCAACAGCCCACCGGGGATGCTGCTTAATCAAGCGCCATTCTTCATCAAGACAGTCTTTCCATTCAACAAGGGATAAGTATCATTTCCTCCGAAAGAGGGTTGGAATCGTTGGGAATTAATTATGTCATACTGAGACCGTACTATTTCATCTAGAGGACGTAGTTTCACTCAGTATGTGGTTGACTCTGTTGGGGTAAAACTATTTCTCCAAAAGTGGAATGGGTCGTCATGGACAGATATAGCTTCTTCGGTAACATTTACAGAGTATAACTCTGATTATGCAGATGGGTATTATAAATTCTCAGATGTCCAGCCGGGTTATTATTATCGCATAAAGGCCCAGCATAGTGCAGAAGATGGGGGCACCAAGGAGCAGACGGAATCATTTTCACCATATAAATACATTAATTAATCCAGCAGCTAGACATGGGGGTGATTTCCCGGTGTCTAGCTTTTTTATGTTTTCTTTTGGCATGTTCTAAATTATCATAGGCAGGTAGGTTGGCATCAAAAAAACGATGGTTAAGACTTCACCAAAAACAGGCGAAAATCAAAACCACCACTCTTAATAGTTGAAAACCCTAAACCTCAAGTAAAACCAGTGTTATCACGGCTTCTACCCTACTCCCACTCAATCGTCCCCGGGGGTTTTGAGGTAATATCATATACCACCCGGTTTATCTCTTCTACTTCATTGACAATCCTGTTGGAAATTCTTTCGAGCAAATCATAGGGCATACGTGCCCAGTCGGCGGTCATGGCGTCGTCGCTGGTCACTGCCCGCACTACTGCGGTGTAGGAATAGGTGCGCTCATCGCCCATGACGCCCACGGAGCGCATTGAAGGGAGGACAGCAAATGCCTGCCAAATGTCCCGGTAAAGATTGGCTCTTTTGATTTCATCTATCACGATGTTATCCGCATCTCTAAGGGTCGCCAATTTTTCCTCGGTGATTTCTCCTAGGATTCTAATGGCCAAACCCGGCCCCGGGAAAGGCTGACGCCAGACAATATCCGCTGGCAAGCCCAACTCTTCTCCTACCAAACGCACTTCATCTTTAAATAGACTGCGCAGCGGTTCAATTAGCGATAAATTCATCTCTTCGGGCAAGCCGCCTACATTGTGGTGACTCTTGATGGTAGCGGCAGTTTCTGTACCACTTTCCACTACGTCAGAATACAGCGTTCCCTGCACCAGGTAGTCTATCTCACCTAACTGTTCTGCTTCTTCCTCGAAAACGCGAATGAACTCTTCACCGATAATTTTTCTTTTTTGTTCGGGGTCTGTAACACCCGCCAGTTTTTTAAGAAATCTTTCTTTTGCATCAACGGCGATAAAATTCAGGTTAAACTTGCCGCCAAACGTATCCTTGACCTGCTGTGCTTCACCTTTGCGCAGCAGACCGTGATCTACAAAAATGCAGGTCAGCTGCTCACCAATGGCCTTGCTTACCAGCACCGATGATACCGCGGAATCCACGCCGCCGCTCAAAGCAGAAATCACTTTCTTATTGCCCACCAGTTCTCGAATACGCACCACTTCTTCATCGACGAAAGAAGCCATGTTCCATTCACCGGCACAACCGCACACTTCATATAAAAATGCCTCCAACATATCCTGCCCCCGGGGCGTGTGCTTCACTTCGGGGTGGAACTGAATGCCGTAGTGCCTTCTTGCTTCATTTGACATAGCGGCAATCGGCGTACTGGCAGTAACTGCAGTAATTTTAAACTGCGGTGGTGGCTGCGTAATATAATCCCCATGGCTCATCCAGCAGTCTGTCTGCATTTCGATGCCACGAAAGATTTTATCTTCTTCAGTTATCTTCAGAGTCGCTTTACCATACTCTCTCGACTTTGCTCGTTCCACTTTGCCACCCAGGTCGTGGGTCATTAACTGCATGCCATAACAGATTCCCAAAATAGGAATACCACTTTCATAAATTCGACGGTCAATACGGGGGGCCCTTTCCCCATAAACACTAGACGGTCCACCGGAAAAGATAATGCCTTTTGGCTCTTTGGCAAGAATGTCCTCCACCGGAGTTGTATAAGGCAGCATTTCGCAGTAGACATTGGCTTCTCTTACCCGACGGGCAATCAATTGATTATACTGGCCGCCGAAATCCAGTACTATTACTAACTGGTGCTTCTCGCTAAAATCCTTCACCCTGTTACCTCCCCTTACTCGTACGCCTTGGGTTTCAATACCCCTATGTACGGCAGATTGCGATACCTTTCCGCGTAATCCAGTCCATAGCCCACCACAAATCGGTCCGGGATATTAAACCCATTATAGTCAACCTTCACTCCGACTGTACGCCGCTCCGGTTTATCCAACAAAGTGCATGTCTTAACACTTTTCGGACTGCGGGATTTTAAATTCTCCAGTAAGTATTTTAGCGTCAGACCGGTATCCACAATATCCTCCACAATCAAAACATGCTTATCTTCAATATCCACCTCTAGGTCCTTAAGAATTCGAACGGCCCCAGAACTATGTATGTTTGTACCATAACTAGAAACTGCCATAAAATCCAAATTTATGGGGATAGTAATTTCCCTAACCAAATCAGATAGAAAAATAATGGCCCCCTTTAGTATGCCTACCACTATCAAATTCTCGGCGTCACCATAGTCACCACTGATTCGTTTTCCTAATTCCTTCACTTTTTCTTGAATTTCCGCTTCGGAAATAAGCTTTTCCTGTATATCATTTCCTACTGCCACTATGCATTCTCCTTTCACCGATTCCGTCAATAATTATTTTTTCCCACTGAGGCAAATTTAC is part of the Metallumcola ferriviriculae genome and harbors:
- the hpt gene encoding hypoxanthine phosphoribosyltransferase; amino-acid sequence: MVAVGNDIQEKLISEAEIQEKVKELGKRISGDYGDAENLIVVGILKGAIIFLSDLVREITIPINLDFMAVSSYGTNIHSSGAVRILKDLEVDIEDKHVLIVEDIVDTGLTLKYLLENLKSRSPKSVKTCTLLDKPERRTVGVKVDYNGFNIPDRFVVGYGLDYAERYRNLPYIGVLKPKAYE
- the guaA gene encoding glutamine-hydrolyzing GMP synthase produces the protein MKDFSEKHQLVIVLDFGGQYNQLIARRVREANVYCEMLPYTTPVEDILAKEPKGIIFSGGPSSVYGERAPRIDRRIYESGIPILGICYGMQLMTHDLGGKVERAKSREYGKATLKITEEDKIFRGIEMQTDCWMSHGDYITQPPPQFKITAVTASTPIAAMSNEARRHYGIQFHPEVKHTPRGQDMLEAFLYEVCGCAGEWNMASFVDEEVVRIRELVGNKKVISALSGGVDSAVSSVLVSKAIGEQLTCIFVDHGLLRKGEAQQVKDTFGGKFNLNFIAVDAKERFLKKLAGVTDPEQKRKIIGEEFIRVFEEEAEQLGEIDYLVQGTLYSDVVESGTETAATIKSHHNVGGLPEEMNLSLIEPLRSLFKDEVRLVGEELGLPADIVWRQPFPGPGLAIRILGEITEEKLATLRDADNIVIDEIKRANLYRDIWQAFAVLPSMRSVGVMGDERTYSYTAVVRAVTSDDAMTADWARMPYDLLERISNRIVNEVEEINRVVYDITSKPPGTIEWE